A single window of Brevundimonas naejangsanensis DNA harbors:
- a CDS encoding ArsC/Spx/MgsR family protein, with product MTVTLYHNPKCSTSRKALELLRERGLEPTVVEYLKTGWDAETLNRLARGTGGGLKGLLRKKEAKAAELLAEDADEATILAAMIESPVIVERPLVETPKGAAIGRPVEAVLEVL from the coding sequence ATGACCGTCACCCTCTATCACAACCCGAAATGCTCGACCTCGCGCAAGGCGCTGGAGCTGCTGCGCGAGCGGGGACTCGAGCCGACGGTGGTCGAGTATCTGAAGACCGGCTGGGACGCCGAGACGCTGAACCGTCTGGCGCGCGGGACGGGTGGGGGGCTGAAGGGCCTGCTGCGCAAGAAGGAGGCGAAGGCCGCAGAGCTTCTGGCCGAGGACGCGGATGAGGCGACGATCCTGGCCGCGATGATCGAAAGCCCGGTCATCGTCGAGCGTCCCCTCGTCGAGACGCCTAAGGGCGCAGCGATCGGGCGGCCGGTGGAGGCGGTGCTGGAGGTGCTTTAG
- a CDS encoding DUF2188 domain-containing protein translates to MNITYRIVQHDGGWAYQLGDSYSETFPSHAAALASASAAAREQRVPDRTSWIEYEDASGQWITERADGRDRPDAVVED, encoded by the coding sequence ATGAACATCACCTATCGCATCGTGCAGCACGACGGCGGCTGGGCCTATCAACTGGGCGACAGCTATTCCGAGACCTTCCCCAGCCATGCGGCGGCGCTGGCGTCGGCCTCGGCGGCGGCGCGCGAACAGCGCGTGCCGGACCGCACCTCCTGGATCGAGTATGAAGACGCCTCGGGCCAATGGATCACCGAACGCGCCGATGGCCGCGACCGCCCCGACGCCGTCGTCGAGGACTGA
- a CDS encoding peptidylprolyl isomerase gives MKRELHAIGAALLAAMLAGSAVAQDAAAIADEQDRAAAIAARDWRPVAPDNLLIIDTNKGRILVEMTPEAAPGHVARIRLLAKAGFYDGIPWHRVIDGFMAQTGDPLGTGEGQSWHPDLKAEFTFRRDAQTPFAPIAAPAGALIGFMQSLPVQTQPDVVMATTADRKVHAWGLYCPGVAGMARDDAPDSANSQFFLMRQPYPALEKRYTIWGRVVSGLDVVRALKFSPNPDGIVTGPDRMTRVRVAGDLAEGERPTVRVLSPDSAGFRTLVERTRAARGADFSACDIELPVEVD, from the coding sequence ATGAAGCGGGAACTTCACGCGATCGGGGCGGCCTTGCTGGCCGCCATGCTGGCCGGTTCGGCCGTGGCTCAGGACGCCGCCGCGATAGCGGATGAGCAAGACCGGGCGGCGGCCATCGCCGCCCGCGACTGGCGCCCCGTTGCCCCGGACAATCTGCTGATCATCGACACCAACAAGGGCCGCATCTTGGTCGAGATGACGCCCGAGGCGGCGCCCGGCCATGTCGCCCGCATTCGCCTGCTGGCCAAGGCGGGCTTCTATGACGGCATACCCTGGCATCGGGTCATCGACGGCTTCATGGCGCAGACCGGCGATCCGCTGGGCACGGGCGAGGGCCAGAGCTGGCATCCCGACCTCAAGGCCGAGTTCACCTTCCGCCGCGACGCCCAGACGCCCTTCGCTCCCATAGCTGCGCCGGCGGGCGCGCTGATCGGCTTTATGCAGTCGCTGCCGGTCCAGACTCAGCCCGACGTCGTGATGGCGACGACGGCGGATCGCAAGGTTCACGCCTGGGGCCTGTATTGTCCGGGCGTGGCGGGCATGGCCCGCGACGACGCGCCCGACAGCGCCAACAGCCAGTTCTTCCTGATGCGCCAGCCCTATCCGGCGCTGGAGAAGCGCTACACCATCTGGGGCCGGGTCGTGTCGGGGCTGGATGTGGTGCGCGCCCTGAAGTTCAGCCCCAATCCGGATGGCATCGTCACGGGTCCTGACCGGATGACGCGGGTGCGCGTGGCGGGCGACCTGGCGGAGGGCGAGCGGCCGACCGTGCGGGTGCTGAGCCCGGACAGCGCCGGGTTCCGCACTCTGGTCGAGAGGACCCGAGCAGCCAGAGGGGCGGACTTCTCGGCCTGCGACATCGAACTGCCGGTCGAGGTGGACTGA
- the astB gene encoding N-succinylarginine dihydrolase: protein MTAIEANADGLIGPTHSYAGLSPGNLASSLNKGEASNPRAAVLQGLDKMKTLADLGLPQFVLPPHERPNIPFLRDLGFSGSDAQVLERAWKEAPSFAAAACSASPMWAANAAAVTPSADARDGRVHFTPANLITNLHRSLEHDQTRRALDALFPDASRFAVHDALPCVAHLADEGAANHVRLCRDHGEAGVNLMVWGREAWEHWDGPYPARQTREASEAVMRRHGASGAVLARQGKAAITGGAFHNDVVCVGALDTLFFHELAFEDTDATKAAIRAAAVGFEPQFVEVSTADLPLDDAISSYLFNSMLIRVPGQDRLTLICPTETRDNPRSHAVAQSLAASNGPIGQVEYVDVRQSMRNGGGPACLRLRVVLTEAELAATNPAMRLTEAVHARLSDWGRRWYRDSLTARDLADPALLDETRGALDELTQILNLGGGFYPFQRA, encoded by the coding sequence ATGACCGCCATCGAAGCCAACGCCGACGGCCTGATCGGGCCGACGCACTCCTATGCGGGCCTGTCGCCGGGCAACCTCGCCTCCAGCCTGAACAAGGGCGAGGCGTCGAACCCGCGCGCGGCGGTGCTGCAGGGCCTCGACAAGATGAAGACCCTGGCCGACCTGGGCCTGCCCCAGTTCGTCCTGCCCCCGCATGAGCGGCCGAACATCCCCTTCCTGCGCGACCTCGGCTTCTCGGGCTCCGACGCCCAGGTGCTGGAACGCGCATGGAAGGAAGCCCCCTCCTTCGCCGCCGCCGCCTGTTCGGCCTCGCCCATGTGGGCCGCCAACGCCGCCGCGGTGACGCCCAGCGCCGACGCACGTGACGGCCGCGTCCACTTCACCCCCGCCAACCTGATCACCAACCTGCACCGCAGCCTGGAGCATGATCAGACCAGGCGCGCGCTGGACGCCCTCTTCCCCGACGCCAGCCGCTTCGCCGTCCACGACGCCCTGCCCTGCGTCGCCCATCTGGCGGACGAGGGCGCGGCCAACCACGTCCGCCTGTGCCGCGACCACGGCGAGGCGGGCGTCAATCTGATGGTCTGGGGCCGCGAGGCCTGGGAGCACTGGGACGGCCCCTACCCCGCCCGCCAGACGCGCGAGGCGTCGGAAGCCGTCATGCGCCGCCACGGCGCGTCCGGCGCCGTCCTGGCGCGTCAGGGCAAGGCCGCCATCACGGGGGGCGCCTTCCACAACGACGTGGTCTGCGTCGGCGCCCTGGACACCCTCTTCTTCCATGAGCTGGCGTTCGAGGACACGGACGCGACCAAGGCCGCCATCCGCGCCGCCGCCGTCGGTTTCGAGCCCCAGTTCGTCGAGGTCTCGACCGCCGACCTGCCGCTGGACGACGCCATCAGCTCCTATCTGTTCAACTCCATGCTGATCCGGGTTCCGGGCCAGGACCGCCTGACCCTGATCTGCCCGACCGAAACGCGCGACAACCCGCGCAGCCATGCGGTGGCGCAGAGCCTCGCCGCCTCCAACGGGCCGATCGGCCAGGTCGAATACGTCGATGTGCGCCAGTCGATGCGCAACGGCGGCGGCCCGGCCTGCCTGCGTCTGCGCGTCGTCCTGACCGAGGCCGAACTGGCGGCGACCAACCCGGCCATGCGCCTGACCGAGGCGGTTCACGCCCGCCTCAGCGACTGGGGCCGCCGCTGGTATCGCGACAGCCTGACCGCCCGCGACCTGGCCGACCCCGCCCTGCTGGACGAGACGCGCGGCGCGCTCGACGAACTGACGCAGATCCTGAACCTGGGCGGCGGCTTCTACCCGTTCCAGCGCGCTTAG
- a CDS encoding peptidylprolyl isomerase gives MALATGVALLAGGAVAQSSDWRTVSPENLWVIDTAKGRILVELEPRAAPNHIERIRTLTNQGFYDGLKFHRVIPDFMAQTGDPKGTGEGGSELPDLKGEFTFRRGRDSGFAPVENSGPGLRGVMGSIPIVTQPDAQMFVTADFKTSAQGLFCPGVAGMARAGSPDSANSQFFLMTGQNDNLNGSYTVFGRVLQGLDVVKSLKKGNEAGDGAVGPDADAMGRVRLASAMPEAERPTIRVAVPGSAPFNAAVEAARAEKGATFNICDVQPPVQGG, from the coding sequence ATGGCGCTGGCGACGGGCGTGGCCCTGCTGGCTGGCGGAGCGGTCGCCCAGTCGAGTGACTGGCGCACGGTGTCGCCCGAGAACCTGTGGGTGATCGACACGGCCAAGGGACGCATCCTGGTGGAGTTGGAGCCGCGCGCGGCTCCGAACCATATCGAGCGCATCCGCACCCTGACCAATCAGGGCTTCTATGACGGGCTGAAATTTCACCGCGTCATTCCCGACTTCATGGCCCAGACCGGCGACCCCAAGGGCACGGGCGAGGGCGGCAGCGAACTGCCCGATCTGAAGGGCGAGTTCACCTTCCGGCGCGGGCGCGACAGCGGCTTCGCGCCGGTCGAGAACAGCGGGCCGGGCCTGCGCGGCGTCATGGGCTCTATTCCCATCGTGACCCAGCCGGACGCCCAGATGTTCGTGACCGCCGACTTCAAGACCTCGGCGCAAGGGCTGTTCTGCCCTGGCGTGGCGGGCATGGCGCGCGCCGGCTCGCCCGACAGCGCCAACAGCCAGTTCTTCCTGATGACCGGCCAGAACGATAATCTGAACGGCTCCTACACGGTCTTCGGGCGCGTGCTTCAAGGGCTGGACGTGGTGAAGTCGCTCAAGAAGGGCAATGAAGCCGGCGACGGCGCCGTCGGTCCGGATGCGGACGCGATGGGCCGCGTGCGTCTGGCCTCGGCCATGCCGGAGGCCGAACGGCCGACGATCCGCGTGGCCGTGCCCGGTTCGGCGCCGTTCAACGCCGCCGTCGAGGCGGCGCGTGCTGAGAAGGGCGCGACCTTCAACATCTGCGACGTCCAGCCGCCTGTGCAGGGCGGCTGA
- a CDS encoding Ppx/GppA phosphatase family protein translates to MPETPGAPERRDARSLPRRSRSGGSIDRDAPLYGALDLGTNNCRLLIARPARDGFRVVDSFSRIVRLGESLSRTGRLDDRAMDRAYDALALCAERVVRKGVDPKRLTAVATQACRMAENGPAFVERVRRGTGLRLRIIDPSEEAALSVAGCLNLFDPRAEAVLVIDVGGGSTELSWLMKGARGIETVAWMSAPLGVVSLAERHPEPEGETSQWYEAMVADFGAAIASGGPGPEFLARIEAGRGHMVGTSGAITSLAGIHLGLRRYQRDLVDGLWMTRSDCERAADRLIALGPAGRAAESCIGPDRADLVLAGAAILEAVQRAWPCERVRVADRGLREGLLLQKMREDRQPKPRRRRRRKRGGGGAE, encoded by the coding sequence ATGCCGGAGACCCCTGGCGCGCCTGAACGGCGCGACGCGCGGTCCCTGCCTCGGCGTTCCCGCAGCGGCGGGAGCATCGATCGAGACGCCCCTCTGTACGGCGCGCTCGACCTGGGGACCAATAACTGCCGCCTGCTTATCGCGCGTCCGGCGCGTGACGGATTTCGCGTGGTGGATTCCTTCAGCCGCATCGTGCGCCTGGGCGAAAGCCTGTCGCGCACCGGCCGGCTGGACGACCGGGCGATGGACCGGGCCTATGACGCCCTGGCCCTGTGCGCCGAGCGCGTGGTGCGCAAGGGCGTCGATCCCAAGCGCCTGACCGCCGTCGCCACCCAGGCCTGCCGCATGGCCGAAAACGGGCCTGCCTTCGTCGAGCGCGTGCGGCGCGGCACCGGCCTTCGCCTGCGCATCATCGACCCTTCCGAAGAGGCCGCCCTGTCGGTCGCGGGCTGTCTGAACCTGTTCGATCCGCGCGCCGAGGCTGTGCTGGTGATCGACGTGGGCGGCGGCTCGACGGAACTGTCCTGGCTGATGAAGGGCGCGCGCGGGATTGAAACCGTGGCGTGGATGTCGGCGCCGCTGGGCGTCGTCAGCCTGGCCGAGCGCCACCCGGAACCCGAGGGCGAAACCAGCCAATGGTATGAGGCTATGGTCGCCGACTTCGGCGCGGCCATCGCCTCTGGCGGACCGGGCCCGGAATTCCTGGCCCGTATCGAGGCGGGGCGCGGCCATATGGTCGGCACCTCGGGCGCCATCACCAGTCTGGCCGGGATTCATCTTGGGCTGAGGCGTTATCAGCGCGATCTGGTCGACGGTCTGTGGATGACGCGCAGCGACTGCGAAAGAGCGGCCGACCGCCTCATCGCGCTCGGTCCCGCGGGACGGGCGGCGGAAAGCTGTATCGGGCCGGACCGGGCCGACCTCGTGCTGGCCGGGGCCGCTATTCTGGAAGCCGTCCAGCGCGCTTGGCCGTGCGAGCGGGTCCGCGTCGCCGACCGCGGCCTGCGCGAAGGGCTTCTGTTGCAGAAAATGCGCGAGGATCGGCAGCCGAAGCCGCGCCGGCGCAGGCGGCGCAAGCGCGGCGGCGGCGGAGCAGAATAG
- a CDS encoding arginine N-succinyltransferase: MLVVRPAGPADLHHLLELAILSGPGFTSLPEDADVLSERLEVSAASFAGKLGPEAAWYTLMLEDGDTGDIDGVGSVKATVGLNRPFFSFRVVNNTVQSPSLNVKLNHQTLVLVNECTGWTEVGSLFLKADRRKGGAGRLLSQSRYMLIGAQPDLFADNVLAELRGVFTPDGYCPFWDHVAHKFFPMDFDDADRMTGSTDKQFILDLAPRHPIYIDLLPEPARAVIGKVHPQGVPAMALLESEGFRPNGLVDIFDAGPTVACGRDNIRTVRDARVLTARIENEVEVDLPSLVSTDSVAAFRAVRARVLVDGDLARMTPDVAAALKIKDGAVVRVKS, from the coding sequence ATGCTCGTTGTTCGCCCCGCCGGCCCCGCCGACCTTCACCACCTGCTCGAACTGGCCATCCTGTCGGGCCCCGGCTTCACCAGCCTGCCCGAGGACGCCGATGTCCTGAGCGAGCGGCTGGAGGTCTCGGCGGCCAGCTTCGCCGGAAAGCTAGGTCCCGAGGCGGCGTGGTACACGCTGATGCTCGAAGACGGCGACACGGGCGACATCGACGGCGTCGGCTCGGTCAAGGCCACGGTCGGCCTGAACCGGCCGTTCTTCTCGTTCCGCGTGGTCAACAACACCGTGCAGTCGCCGTCCCTGAACGTGAAGCTGAACCATCAGACCCTGGTGCTGGTCAACGAATGCACCGGCTGGACCGAAGTCGGCTCCCTGTTCCTCAAGGCCGACCGGCGCAAGGGCGGCGCCGGGCGCCTGCTCAGCCAGTCGCGCTATATGCTGATCGGCGCCCAGCCGGACCTGTTCGCCGACAATGTGCTGGCCGAACTGCGCGGCGTCTTCACGCCCGACGGCTACTGCCCCTTCTGGGACCATGTGGCGCACAAATTCTTCCCAATGGACTTTGACGACGCAGATCGCATGACCGGCTCGACCGACAAGCAGTTCATCCTCGACCTGGCGCCGCGCCACCCCATCTACATCGACCTGCTGCCCGAACCGGCCCGCGCCGTGATCGGCAAGGTCCACCCGCAGGGCGTGCCCGCCATGGCCCTGCTGGAAAGCGAAGGCTTCCGCCCCAACGGTCTGGTCGACATCTTCGACGCCGGGCCGACGGTGGCCTGCGGCCGCGACAACATCCGCACGGTCCGCGACGCCCGCGTCCTGACCGCCCGCATTGAGAACGAGGTCGAGGTCGACCTGCCCTCCCTCGTCTCGACCGACAGCGTCGCCGCCTTCCGCGCCGTGCGCGCTCGCGTCCTGGTCGACGGCGACCTGGCCCGCATGACCCCCGACGTCGCCGCAGCCCTGAAGATCAAGGACGGCGCTGTCGTCCGCGTGAAATCCTGA
- a CDS encoding hydrolase: protein MRIEPQDQAVLDHVAARGDAIVQRAIDWSDINSGSRHAEGLARVLDVLDATARAAFGAAATVERVPTQGSTTVADSGAVIAESYADCLKITARPEAPLQVVLTGHYDTVFPADSAFQRVVTRDDGALNGPGIADMKGGISVMLAALEAFETHPDKARVGWTVLLSPDEEIGSPASAPLLAELGARGHVGLTYEPALSDGTLAGERKGSGNFHLIVTGKAAHAGRAFHEGANAVAGAAIIAARLHGLNGQRQGVTVNVAKIAGGGPLNVVADNAVVRFNVRVPDAQAAAWIDQTVRAITAEPPFPGLTLDLHGGMTRAPKPMDASQTALFHAVRDAGELLGQTIAWKPSGGVCEGNNLHAAGLPNVDTLGVVGGDIHSDQEFALPASFVERAQLSALILCKIASGEIDALKLKQLRLETM from the coding sequence ATGCGGATCGAACCTCAGGATCAGGCCGTGCTGGACCACGTCGCGGCCCGTGGCGACGCCATTGTTCAACGCGCCATCGACTGGTCCGACATCAACTCTGGTAGCCGCCACGCCGAAGGGCTGGCGCGGGTTCTCGACGTTCTGGACGCCACGGCGCGCGCCGCGTTCGGCGCGGCGGCGACGGTCGAGCGCGTCCCGACCCAGGGCTCCACCACCGTCGCCGACAGCGGCGCGGTGATCGCCGAGAGCTATGCCGATTGCTTGAAGATCACCGCCCGGCCCGAGGCGCCGCTTCAGGTCGTGCTGACCGGCCACTATGACACCGTCTTCCCCGCCGACAGCGCCTTCCAGCGCGTCGTCACGCGCGACGACGGCGCCCTGAACGGCCCCGGCATCGCCGATATGAAGGGCGGGATCAGCGTCATGCTGGCGGCGCTGGAAGCCTTCGAGACCCATCCTGACAAGGCCCGCGTCGGCTGGACCGTGCTGCTGTCACCGGACGAAGAGATCGGCTCGCCCGCCTCGGCCCCCCTGCTGGCTGAGCTGGGCGCGCGCGGCCACGTCGGCCTGACCTATGAGCCCGCCCTGTCGGACGGAACCCTGGCGGGCGAGCGCAAGGGCAGCGGCAACTTCCACCTGATCGTCACCGGCAAGGCCGCCCACGCGGGCCGCGCCTTCCACGAGGGCGCCAACGCCGTCGCCGGCGCCGCCATCATCGCCGCCCGCCTGCACGGCCTGAACGGCCAGCGCCAGGGCGTCACCGTCAATGTCGCCAAGATCGCCGGCGGCGGCCCCCTGAACGTCGTGGCCGACAACGCCGTGGTCCGCTTCAACGTCCGCGTGCCGGACGCGCAAGCCGCCGCCTGGATCGACCAGACGGTGCGCGCCATCACAGCCGAGCCGCCCTTCCCCGGCCTGACGCTGGACCTGCACGGCGGCATGACCCGCGCGCCCAAGCCGATGGACGCGTCGCAGACCGCCCTGTTCCACGCCGTGCGCGACGCAGGCGAACTGCTGGGCCAGACCATCGCCTGGAAACCGTCGGGCGGCGTCTGCGAAGGCAACAACCTGCACGCTGCGGGCCTGCCCAACGTCGACACCCTGGGCGTCGTCGGCGGCGACATCCATTCGGATCAGGAGTTCGCCTTGCCCGCCAGCTTCGTCGAACGGGCGCAGCTATCCGCCCTGATCCTGTGCAAGATCGCCTCGGGCGAGATCGACGCCCTCAAACTGAAACAGCTCCGACTGGAGACGATGTAA
- the coaD gene encoding pantetheine-phosphate adenylyltransferase: MRIGLYPGTFDPVTNGHLDIIGRAVKLVDRLVIGVAQNDDKGPLFSTAERVEMIKAEVARFNADIEVRPFSSLLMHFAEELNASVIVRGLRAVADFEYEFQMTAMNQRLNSDIETVFLMADPRHQAIASRLVKEIARLDGRIDSFVSPAVAASVLAKVKKV; the protein is encoded by the coding sequence ATGCGTATCGGACTTTATCCGGGCACCTTCGATCCGGTCACCAACGGTCACCTCGATATTATCGGGCGGGCGGTCAAGCTGGTGGACCGTCTGGTCATCGGCGTGGCTCAGAACGACGACAAGGGCCCGCTGTTCTCGACCGCCGAGCGGGTCGAAATGATCAAGGCCGAGGTCGCGCGCTTCAACGCCGACATCGAGGTGCGGCCGTTCTCGAGCCTACTGATGCACTTCGCTGAGGAACTGAACGCCAGCGTCATCGTGCGCGGCCTGCGCGCGGTCGCCGATTTCGAGTATGAGTTCCAGATGACGGCGATGAATCAGCGCCTCAACAGCGACATCGAGACGGTGTTCCTGATGGCCGATCCGCGGCATCAGGCGATCGCCTCGCGACTGGTGAAGGAAATCGCCCGGCTGGACGGCCGGATCGACAGCTTCGTCAGCCCTGCCGTCGCCGCGAGCGTGTTGGCCAAGGTCAAGAAGGTTTGA
- a CDS encoding DUF6249 domain-containing protein, translated as MDNEILIPLTLFAMIAAIVIVPTWLKSKERREMQATLRASIEKGQSLPPEVIEAISKENVKPPATAMRDLRTGVILLSVAIGIGLMGYMISFKAGDAFYPIAGGAAIPGMIGLAFIILSIFNKNRG; from the coding sequence ATGGACAATGAAATCCTCATCCCTCTCACGTTGTTTGCGATGATCGCCGCCATTGTCATTGTGCCGACGTGGCTCAAGAGCAAGGAACGGCGAGAGATGCAGGCCACGCTGCGCGCTTCGATCGAAAAAGGTCAGTCTTTGCCGCCGGAGGTGATTGAAGCCATCAGCAAGGAGAACGTGAAGCCGCCCGCCACGGCGATGCGCGATCTGCGGACGGGGGTGATCCTGCTGTCGGTGGCGATCGGCATCGGTCTGATGGGCTATATGATCAGCTTCAAGGCCGGCGACGCCTTCTATCCCATCGCGGGCGGGGCGGCGATTCCGGGCATGATCGGTCTGGCCTTCATCATCCTGAGCATCTTCAACAAGAACAGGGGCTAA
- the astD gene encoding succinylglutamate-semialdehyde dehydrogenase, with amino-acid sequence MTRFTSTNPATGETVWEGEAASQAQVGAAVEAARAAFPDWADRPRQDRIDAVKRYQAVLKARAPEMAEAIARETGKALWETKTELASMQGKVDISIRAYDERTGERTTDTAFGRAVLRHRPHGASAVLGPFNFPGHLPNGHIVPALLAGDTVVFKPSEETPLTGQLMAECLEAADLPKGVFNMVQGGRDTGAALLDQRIDALMFTGSGAAGAHFRRKFADDPHVILALELGGNNPLVVWDAADAEAVAGIVVQSAFVTTGQRCSCARRLIVPEGGQGDAIVEAVAAMSDRLNFAPWDSDPEPYAGPLISEKAAGNALAALQQRIDAGARVIRSSGPVDNLPGAFVKPAIIDVTGVAVEDEEMFAPFLQVIRVPTFDAAIAAANATKYGLSAGLVSDDAKLWDRFINRIRAGVVNFNRPTTGAAGDMPFGGLGASGNHRPSAYYAADYCAYPVASFEAGSVKNIESEIKGLR; translated from the coding sequence ATGACCCGTTTCACCTCCACCAACCCCGCCACCGGCGAAACCGTCTGGGAAGGCGAAGCCGCCTCCCAAGCCCAGGTCGGCGCCGCCGTCGAGGCCGCCCGCGCCGCCTTCCCCGACTGGGCCGACCGCCCGCGTCAGGACCGCATCGACGCGGTGAAACGCTATCAGGCCGTCCTGAAAGCGCGCGCCCCCGAAATGGCCGAAGCCATCGCCAGAGAGACCGGCAAGGCCCTGTGGGAGACGAAAACCGAACTGGCCTCCATGCAAGGCAAGGTCGACATCTCGATCCGCGCCTATGACGAGCGCACCGGCGAGCGCACCACCGACACCGCCTTCGGCCGCGCTGTCCTGCGTCACCGCCCGCACGGCGCCTCGGCGGTGCTCGGCCCATTCAACTTCCCCGGCCACCTGCCCAACGGCCACATCGTCCCGGCCCTGCTGGCGGGCGACACCGTGGTGTTCAAGCCCTCCGAGGAAACGCCCCTGACCGGCCAGTTGATGGCCGAATGCCTTGAGGCCGCCGACCTGCCCAAGGGCGTGTTCAACATGGTGCAGGGCGGGCGCGACACGGGCGCGGCCCTGCTGGACCAGCGCATCGACGCCCTGATGTTCACCGGCTCGGGCGCGGCGGGCGCGCACTTCCGGCGCAAGTTCGCCGACGATCCCCACGTCATCCTGGCGCTCGAGCTGGGCGGCAACAACCCGCTGGTCGTCTGGGACGCCGCGGACGCCGAGGCGGTCGCCGGCATCGTGGTCCAGTCCGCCTTCGTCACCACCGGCCAGCGCTGCTCGTGCGCGCGCCGCCTGATCGTGCCGGAAGGCGGCCAGGGCGACGCCATCGTCGAGGCCGTGGCGGCCATGTCGGACCGCCTGAACTTCGCCCCTTGGGACAGCGACCCCGAACCCTACGCCGGGCCGCTGATCTCGGAGAAGGCCGCCGGCAACGCCCTCGCCGCCCTGCAACAGCGCATCGACGCGGGCGCGCGCGTTATCCGCTCCTCGGGTCCGGTCGACAACCTGCCGGGCGCCTTCGTCAAACCTGCGATCATCGACGTCACCGGCGTCGCGGTCGAGGACGAAGAGATGTTCGCTCCCTTCCTGCAGGTCATCCGCGTGCCGACCTTCGACGCCGCCATCGCCGCCGCCAACGCCACCAAATACGGCCTGTCCGCCGGTCTGGTCAGCGACGACGCCAAGCTCTGGGACCGCTTCATCAACCGCATCCGCGCGGGCGTGGTGAACTTCAACCGTCCGACCACGGGCGCGGCGGGCGACATGCCCTTCGGCGGCCTGGGCGCCTCCGGCAACCACCGCCCCAGCGCCTACTACGCCGCCGACTACTGCGCCTATCCGGTCGCCAGCTTCGAGGCCGGCTCGGTTAAGAACATCGAAAGCGAGATCAAGGGCTTGCGCTAA
- the phhA gene encoding phenylalanine 4-monooxygenase: protein MSDFEHVFEQPPEGAAADWTIPQNWSAYTEVEHQTWNTLYERQMKILPSRASEAFLRGLDALDLNAGGIPDFDVINPKLQALTGWTVVCVPGLVPDEVFFDHLANRRFVSGQFIRKPDQLDYLQEPDIFHDVFGHVPMLTDPDFAAYMEAYGKGGQRAAALGMLPNLARLYWYTVEFGLMREAGGLRIYGAGIVSSATESVFSLEDPSPNRLGFDLERVMKTLYRIDDFQQVYFVIDSIEALKTVTLQDFGPVYERLKGAEALPIEAVLPTDKVFTQGTQAYARKGGRFAA from the coding sequence ATGTCCGACTTCGAGCACGTTTTCGAGCAGCCGCCGGAAGGCGCCGCCGCCGACTGGACTATCCCCCAGAACTGGTCGGCCTATACCGAGGTCGAGCACCAGACCTGGAACACGCTTTACGAGCGGCAGATGAAGATCCTGCCCAGCCGCGCCAGCGAGGCCTTCCTGCGCGGCCTGGACGCGCTGGACCTGAACGCCGGCGGCATCCCCGACTTCGACGTCATCAACCCCAAGCTTCAGGCCCTGACCGGCTGGACCGTGGTCTGCGTGCCGGGCCTGGTGCCGGACGAGGTCTTCTTCGACCACCTGGCCAACCGCCGCTTCGTCTCGGGCCAGTTCATCCGCAAGCCGGACCAACTGGACTATCTGCAGGAGCCGGACATCTTCCACGACGTGTTCGGCCACGTGCCCATGCTGACCGACCCCGACTTCGCCGCCTATATGGAGGCCTACGGCAAGGGCGGGCAGCGGGCGGCGGCGCTGGGAATGCTGCCGAATCTGGCGCGCCTGTACTGGTACACGGTCGAGTTCGGCCTGATGCGGGAGGCGGGCGGCCTTCGCATCTATGGCGCGGGCATCGTGTCGTCGGCGACCGAGAGCGTCTTCAGCCTAGAAGACCCCTCGCCGAACCGGCTGGGCTTCGACCTGGAGCGCGTGATGAAGACCCTCTATCGGATCGACGACTTCCAGCAGGTCTATTTCGTCATCGACAGCATCGAGGCGCTGAAGACGGTGACGCTGCAGGACTTCGGCCCGGTCTATGAGCGGCTGAAGGGCGCCGAGGCCTTGCCGATCGAGGCTGTGCTGCCGACGGACAAGGTCTTCACGCAGGGCACCCAGGCCTACGCCAGGAAGGGCGGGCGGTTCGCGGCCTGA
- a CDS encoding ArsC family reductase, whose translation MTRTLYGIKACDTMKKARVWLDQNGVDYDFHDYKAAGANRAEVERWVAEHGWEKVLNRAGTTFRKLPDADKADIDAAKAVDLMLAQPSMIKRPVLDLGDGRTLLGFKPDIYAEALKR comes from the coding sequence ATGACCCGCACCCTGTATGGCATCAAGGCCTGCGACACGATGAAGAAGGCGCGCGTCTGGCTGGATCAGAACGGCGTGGACTATGACTTCCATGACTATAAGGCCGCAGGGGCAAATCGCGCCGAGGTGGAGCGGTGGGTGGCCGAGCATGGCTGGGAGAAGGTGCTGAACCGGGCGGGCACGACCTTCCGCAAGCTGCCCGACGCCGACAAGGCCGATATCGACGCGGCCAAGGCGGTGGACCTGATGCTGGCCCAGCCGTCGATGATCAAGCGGCCGGTGCTGGATCTGGGCGACGGGCGGACGCTGCTGGGCTTCAAGCCGGACATCTACGCCGAGGCGCTGAAGCGCTGA